The nucleotide window TGTCCACCGAGACCCCCGCCCAGCAGCGGCAGCAGGTCAGCCAGGACGCCCAGCTCCGGGTGCTCGACCCGAACGTCGTGTCGCAGACCTTCGAGCAGCTGCAACAGCAGCGGTCGTTCTACTCCTTCGAGGACTCCCTCGACGTCGACCGCTACCCGCTGAGCAGGAACGGCGGGCTGACCGACGTGGTGATCGGGACCCGCAACATCAATCTCAGCGGCCTGCAGCCCAGCCAGCGGAACTGGATCAACGACCACCTCGTCTACACCCACGGCTACGGCGTCGTCGCGGCACAGGCGGACACCGCGCAATCCGACGGCTCCCCCGACTTCGTCGAGTCCGACCTGCCACCGACCGGGTCGATCAGCAACCTGCAGACGACGACGGACGACAAGTTCCAGCCGCGGATCTACTTCGGCGACGGTTCCCCGAACTACTCGATCGTTGGCGCGCCGCCCGGCGCCCGACCCCGTGAGCTCGACCTGCCGACCGATAGCGGCTCCGGTCAGACCAACTTCACCTATGCCGGCGGTGGCGGCGTACCGATCGGTTCGTTCTTCAAGCAGCTGCTGTACGCGTGGAAGTTCAAGGACAAGAACATCCTGCTGTCCAGCGGGGTCAACCAGGACTCCCGCATCCTCTACATCCGCGACCCCCGCTCGCGGGTCGCAAAGGTCGCTCCCTGGCTCACCCTCGACGGCGACCCGTACCCGGTCGTCGTCAACGGGCAGATCCTGTGGGTCGTCGACGGCTACACGACCAGCGACGGCTTCCCGTACTCGGAGCAGGAGTCGCTGAGCTCGTCGACCAAGACGTCGCTGAACACGACCACCAACGCGGTCGCGTCGCAGCGCAATGCGCAGATCAACTACATCCGCAACTCGGTCAAGGCGACCGTCAACGCCTACACCGGCCAGGTCACGCTCTACGAGTGGAACCAGGTGAAGACCGCGTGGACGCCTGACCCGCAGCCCGACCCGGTCCTCCAGACCTGGGAGAAGGCCTTCCCCGGTGTCGTCAAGCCGCAGTCGGACATGCCGACCGACCTGATCGCGCACCTTCGATACCCGGAGGACCTGTTCAACATCCAGCGGACTCTGATCGCGCACTACCACGTGACCGATCCGCGCTCGTTCTACAACGGCACCGAGTTCTGGAACGTCCCCTACGACCCGACGCTCAACAACGGCGAGTCGACGGTGCCGCAGCCGTCCTACTACCTGACGATGTCGCCGGACGGCGGCACGACGACACCGGTCTTCTCGTTGACCTCGCCGCTGGTCTCGCTCACCCGGCGAAATCTCACCGCGTACCTGTCGGTCGACTCCCAACCCGGTCCGGACTACGGCAAGTTCACCCTGCTCACGTTGCCGGCCAACGCCGGGCTGGCCGGTCCGGGTCAGGTGCAGAACGAGCTCGACTCCAACACGACCATCTCCCCTCAGCTGACGCTGCTGAGCTCCGGTGGCTCGGTGATCATCAAGGGCAACCTGCTCACCATCCCGGTCGCCGGCTCGATGCTGTACGTCGAGCCGCTGTACGTGCAGGCCTCCGGCGGGCAGTCCTTCCCGGTGCTGCGCGAGTTCCTCGTCTACTCCGACGGCAACGCGGCGTACCAGCCGACGCTCGACGCCGCCCTCAACCAGGTGTTCGGCGTGAAGGGAGCGGCGCCACCCGCGTCCGGCAGCTCCGGGACGTCGACCGGCTCCACCACGACCTCACCCCCGACGACCGGCGCGCCGGCGTCCGCGGCGTTGCGGCAGGCGATCGCCGATGCGCAGCAGGACGAGCGAAACGCGGAGGCGGACCTGCGACGCGGTGACTTCGCGGCGTACGGGCGGGACGAGACTGCCCTGAAGTCCGACCTGGCCCGGGTCGCGGCCGCTGCCGGCGGCACGTCGCCGTAACGCGTCGCGGGGTGACTAGCCCGGCCATGACTAATCCGGGCCATGCCAGGAACGGCTAAATGACAACGATCCGCTATTCAGATGGATACGGGTCCCGGCAATGCTCACCAAAGGCTCATCGCGCACCCATGCCGCGCGAAGCCGGAGGAGGCAGACGATGCGCGGTCGACCGGCGCCCTCGAAGGTACGGCGGCTCGCCGCCGCGATCCTGTCGGGCGGGCTGCTCGCCGGCGGGCTGAGCGCAGCTGCGCCGGCCGCCGCCTCGACGCCGGTCACGGTGATCGTCCAGGGGCCGGCCGTGTCGGTCGTCGAGACGCTGGTGTCGACGGTCGGCGGTCACACCACGACGCCGCTTCCTCTGATTGACGGCGTCGTCGCCCAGGTCCCGTCGAACGCTGCGCTCAACCTGCTCGACGCGCTGGGGCTGGTCACCAGTCCGGACGCTCCGGTCGCCGTCGACGGGCTCGTCGGCGCACTGCCCGCGACGGCGCCCGCGGCCGCCAGCTCGTTTCCGGCCTCGACCGGCGCGACGAAGCTCGCGGCGAACGGCGTCGACGGCTCGGGGGTCGGCGTCGCGGTCCTCGACACCGGCATCGACCCAATCCCGGACTTCGGCAGCCGACTGATCGGCGGCGTCGACTTCTCCGGCGCCGGCAACCCACTCCAGGACAGCTACGGTCACGGCACGTTCGTCGCGGGCCTGATCGCCGGCAGCGGCGCCTCGTCGGCTGGCGCGTACCCGGGTGAGGCGCCCGGCGCGAACCTGGTGTCGATCAAGGTGGCGGGCGCCACCGGCGTCACCGACGTCGCGAAGGTCATCGAGGGCATCGCCTGGGCGATCAACAACCGGGCGGCGTACGGCATCAAGGTGCTCAACATGTCCCTCGGCGAGGTGCCGACCGGACCGACGCAGCTGAACCCGCTCGACCAGGCGGTCGAGAGCGCGTGGCAAGCCGGGATCACCGTGGTCACCTCGGCCGGGAACTCGGGTCCGGGCCAGGGCACCATCACCTCGCCCGGCGACGACCCCGACGTCGTCACCGTCGGTGCACTCGACGACACCGCAACCGCCGGCGGCGGCAACGCGTCGGTCCCCGCGTTCAGCAGCGAGGGACCGACCTCCGCCAACGGCTGGCTCAAGCCCGACCTCGTCGCCTCCGGTCGCTCGGTGGTCAGCCTCCGCGCACCCGGCTCGACCATCGACCAGACCTACCC belongs to Mycobacteriales bacterium and includes:
- a CDS encoding UPF0182 family protein; translation: MTFNLPRPQLPPLNRRVQIAAVAVAVLVVLFILWSVFASEFTDLLWFRSVGYSSVFSRRLVTEIVLFCLFGSVMAIVVATNIFIAYKLRPKEPPHSLEQQQLDRYRRLIHPWRGWLLAAVALLIGIITGATASRHWATWLMWRNGTRFGMKDPQFHKDISYFAFTYPMQRFTLGTLFAVVAVSLVAALVTAYLYGSLRLQTPGPKWTPAGRVHISVLLGVFVLLKAFAYWLDRYGLAFSGRGIVTGPSYTDVHAVLPAKTILVFVAIICSLLFFANIYTRNWMLPAVAFGLMVISALVIGGAYPALVQQFKVKPSAQDLEAPYIHRNIDETTLAYGIGTNNVTTEQYAGVSTETPAQQRQQVSQDAQLRVLDPNVVSQTFEQLQQQRSFYSFEDSLDVDRYPLSRNGGLTDVVIGTRNINLSGLQPSQRNWINDHLVYTHGYGVVAAQADTAQSDGSPDFVESDLPPTGSISNLQTTTDDKFQPRIYFGDGSPNYSIVGAPPGARPRELDLPTDSGSGQTNFTYAGGGGVPIGSFFKQLLYAWKFKDKNILLSSGVNQDSRILYIRDPRSRVAKVAPWLTLDGDPYPVVVNGQILWVVDGYTTSDGFPYSEQESLSSSTKTSLNTTTNAVASQRNAQINYIRNSVKATVNAYTGQVTLYEWNQVKTAWTPDPQPDPVLQTWEKAFPGVVKPQSDMPTDLIAHLRYPEDLFNIQRTLIAHYHVTDPRSFYNGTEFWNVPYDPTLNNGESTVPQPSYYLTMSPDGGTTTPVFSLTSPLVSLTRRNLTAYLSVDSQPGPDYGKFTLLTLPANAGLAGPGQVQNELDSNTTISPQLTLLSSGGSVIIKGNLLTIPVAGSMLYVEPLYVQASGGQSFPVLREFLVYSDGNAAYQPTLDAALNQVFGVKGAAPPASGSSGTSTGSTTTSPPTTGAPASAALRQAIADAQQDERNAEADLRRGDFAAYGRDETALKSDLARVAAAAGGTSP
- a CDS encoding S8 family serine peptidase; its protein translation is MRGRPAPSKVRRLAAAILSGGLLAGGLSAAAPAAASTPVTVIVQGPAVSVVETLVSTVGGHTTTPLPLIDGVVAQVPSNAALNLLDALGLVTSPDAPVAVDGLVGALPATAPAAASSFPASTGATKLAANGVDGSGVGVAVLDTGIDPIPDFGSRLIGGVDFSGAGNPLQDSYGHGTFVAGLIAGSGASSAGAYPGEAPGANLVSIKVAGATGVTDVAKVIEGIAWAINNRAAYGIKVLNMSLGEVPTGPTQLNPLDQAVESAWQAGITVVTSAGNSGPGQGTITSPGDDPDVVTVGALDDTATAGGGNASVPAFSSEGPTSANGWLKPDLVASGRSVVSLRAPGSTIDQTYPSAEVGAANFVGSGTSFSAAITSGAAALVAEQNPSATPDEIKARLLATATPGPTGNASLEGHGVLDAYDAATAPAVSLNQQRFLGLAIPAVPGVSIPLLSTWSVSSWNPANYSTNVTASAWNASAWNASAWNASAWNASAWNASAWNASAWNASAWNASSWNASAWNASAWNASAWNSSSWS